tatatatatatatatatatatatatatatatatatatatatatatatatatatatatatatatatatattttaatactcACAGTTTCAAACCcaatcaatcaaactcaactttTCCGAGTCATGATGGGAATAATAACAACATGACTCAGAGAAAGTACAGTTGAATGAGTGTGGAAATGAAATGGAGATTTGCAACTCAAAATGACATTCAGGGATTCAAGGATTActtccctgcatgttttagatatttctgtGCTCCAACCTACCTGATTCAAATAAACGGCTCACCAGCAGCTTGTATTCGAGGTCTGTGCAAGTTATTAATGACCCATTAATCTGAGCCAGGCTGGAAACATCCAAAAAGTGAAGGTCAGTCAGCCTTGAGGGCTGAAGAAAACATTCAGCTTTTACTGAAAGGTAGGGTATGTGATTTCTGGATGCTGCTGCTCTCACTTTGCTTACAGTTTTTGGAGTGTAGGGCTGTGTATGAAGACTGTCAACCCCCTCCTTTTCATATTATACTGACAACCTTTTGGACTTCTGGATCAGAAATCGGTCCCCGTAATTTTAATGCAAAGTGatgcatttaaagaaaaaaaaaatgtatataacgTTTCATGTTGTGTTAAAGTCTCCCAGTCCATATTTTTTGTTAGTCTTTCTATTTGAAAATAACACCTTATATTCTAGTACAAAATATGAAAGTTAGATCAGCTCATTGGTCtttgtgttttattcatttgtgtGATGCAGTTAGGGCTGATTTTTGCCAAACAGGAGCTGAGGTTAAGGCTGGTTTTAACGCGTTTCTCCCTTTGGCGGCGGTTACAGAACCAGACTCGGACCACCTCCTTCTCCAGGTGGAGGCCTTTGGCAATCCGGGCTATTTCCTGAGAAGACGGCTTACTCTTCTCAACAAAGCTGCGCTCCAGGGCCTCCTTAGCTCCAAGGCTGCAGTGTAAGGAGCAGAGAAGAGAGCAAGACCCTGTAAAGCTGAGTCCATCGTACAGTATGTTTTGCATCTTCACAGTACATACCTGATAgttgttcttctttttctcttccgcTCATTTATTCCTATTTTATCATGGTACAAGGCTGCAAAAAAGCCAGAATGTTTTTATTAGCGGATTAAAAAGACGAGATTCAAGAAAAGACTGAAAATATCACAATAGACAATTTACTTACTGTTCCCTATAATGAATTATTGTTTATCAAAGCCACTCTACATAGCGATACCGATTCTGACCACATGAGGTCATCATATCACAAAAAGTTCATGTTTCAGCACTTGCTTTAGACCCTAGAATGCATACTGTACTTGTATTAGGGCAAAGTGGTATCACAGCACCTGCTGGACCATCTCCACTGATGAGTACAAAACTGTCAGCCCTATTTGTCAGCAGGGCAGCTTTAAACGCCCCCTTGTGGTCAGTAGTGGTGCTGTTACATCAGGTGGCCctcttatatttgttttttttttctttcatttttgatACTGCTTTTAATTTTTAGTGTATGTAAAAAGATCTCCAGAGTTGAACTCATGTCAAAAAAGTTATTATCTCTCTCGACAGATGTTACTGCAGAACTACCTAAAAGTTCTGCAATTTGGAGCAATTGTGCTCCAAATGCTTAGAGGTCAAAACGGAAAGTTTTAGACAGAAAGTTGCAAAACCTGTTGCACTAATAAAATAGTTTATTCATTTTTGAACCTTAAAACCTGTTAAACTATTTTAGGAAAGTCTCACACAAACATTCACAGCCAaggacaattaaaaatgaagactTGACATAACATACATCACCACTGTGTGAGAGactacccggagaaaacccacgtaAACGCATATATGCATATTAGGAATCGTCTatcaatataaatatatacatttaaatcAGAATAGCTATCTAGCCAAGTTCAACATTCTTCTTACGGTTCTTACCATTGGAGTCAAAGACTCACAACGTCTTTTTTATCTCCAAATTAATTAGAATGAACTCGCAAAAGCTAGAAAAAGAAAGTTTATATGATTTTAAAAACACTAAGTTATACTCTACTAGGATAAAActgaataaatacatatttaaaATACCACTGAGTTTGAAATATGTGGTTCAAAGTATGAACAAAAAGTTTTTTGAGAAATGATTGCTTAGTGATTTTGCCTGAAAATTTTAATACACTTTGATTTGGATGTTTGTCAAACAAATAGACACATCATGTTTTTCTAACACTATCTGAAAACACCACcaccaaaggaaaaaaaaacaaacaaaccaaaaaactaGACATTTAATAAGGCAAAAGAGTGGAAAATCTCAacactggaaaaaagaaacatcccGCCTTTTATTGTCTCTCTCTAGTATCCCATAAAACATTCTCTCCCCGACTCAAAAGTGCAGCTTTAACCTCACTGAGATGGATAAAGATCGCACCTACTGTAAATAAACACTCTGTGGGGGCTGATGGAGTGGATGTGTGTGACTCACCGCCAGCAAGCTCAGCTTCGTCAAGCCATTTAGCCAGAATGGCCTTTAGTTTGCAGGCGTTCTTAAAGCTCAGCTGCAAATTTTCAAAGCGGCAGATCGTGGTCTGGCTGAACTCTGAGCCGTGCACTGCAGCAAGAGCCTCGCCCACATTAGTCTGAGTGTAGCCTGGGGTCAAAATGAAACAGAAATAGAAGTACTTCATAGGATACACTATGCAAGAAGAGGTGCAAGGTGGGTGAATAACAACGAATCCCACCACTGCAGTGTATTAGCGAGATAATCTAACGCCATTTCAAGTCACACTCACCGAGCTTGATCCTGCGTATTTTGAAGTCATTTGCAAACATTTCCAGCTCTCGAATCTGTGGGGAATCCATGGTGGGAACGTCCTCTGGGTCCCGTGTGCTCTTCCTCTGGGCGTCGGTTTTCACCTCGGCGCTGGGGCCTCCGGGGGCCTCATCAGCCATGaggagggcagagggcagcgAGGAGAAACCGTGGCTGAATGCACAAGAACTGCTACTTAGCCCATGATCTGGAAACTTGTAAATGCAGGGAGTCAGTGACCCTGGAGAGAGAATAAAGAGGCAGAAAGAGATGGAACATTGAAGCTATGAAACACAGGAGAGGCCTCCAGACTGTGAGAAAGGTTTTAAAAGCTGCACGTCCACTAGTCCCACGTGTTTCCTCAGAGTTTTAACAAAAGCTTATATGGCCCTGGGAGAGGGACCCTGGGGCCAAACTGATAGTTACCCGATTGCTGATAATGACATTGCCTTTCCATTCCTGAAATGAATTTTCAAACCTCATCATCAACTTCTTGCTCACAATTTCCTTTTGATCCTTTTCTGCCCCCGAAGCAGCATGTAGACTGATGTGACCACTGTTAACATCTACAGATGGAAGCAGCCGCTACCCGCTGCCGTGTTTGTGCAGATATTTGTCGTGAGGAAAAAGGATTTCCACTCTGAAGCTGCACACTTCTGTGACACCTAAGCCAGGTCCATTTACTGATAGAAACAGGTAGCTTAATGTGAAAACATTCGAGTGTGAACTGTGTGCTAAAAGGATCTGAATGTGCTCTTGGAGCTCGGTGAACGGGTATTATTTTAACTGTCACTTAACACGATATAGTCGTAATTTAACAAGCTCCTCTCGCAGAGTTCTCCTCCTATACTTGTTTTAAAGGCTCTCTGTTCAGTTGGAATAAAATCCTACAAATAGCTGCCCTGTGTTATGCAAACCACAGGTTCATTTTCTCCAGACTTCATTATTTCTGTGGGAGTGGGGGTGATGACTCTTGCTGTTAATCACGGGTGACAGATTAATGAAAGGTGCCTGCAGGGGCACCGTATGGGTGGATGATTAAACCGTACATCGGAATGTGATGCTATTCTTTCCTTCTCTGCGTACCTGCAGTTTTAATACCTGGGGTTGCTAATTGTGAAAAGTAAATGTCATATTGATCATTAATGCCACCAGGGACATTGGAACTGTCGCCTGATGTGTTAATTGGGTTCAAATTGTGTTGCGCAACAGGAAAAGCAGAATTCATCATTCCAGTGATTATAAGAATCATCCTGTGTTTAGTCTCAGTTAACTGGGGTGAATTAATAGATCTGTTTAACACTTGTTTGCCTTAACGTGAAGCTCGACCCACTTTACCGTATATTTTCAAAACTAactctccatccatccgttcTTGCATAGGCTGGCCAGCTAGTGGGATGTTTAATCTTTAATACAAAGAATGAGTCTGGCTCCTCGTCTTTGATCTAGACTTTGATTTCCCGGGTGGCAGCACTAAAGGATCTGGAAGAAACCGCCTCTGGACAAGTTGTAtagcttttatttttacttcCTTTTTCATTTACTTTAACAAGTGGATCAatggttttagtttagtttttagtcTTAACTTTAGGTTTTCAGGTGTTGACTTACAAAGATTGACAAACAAATCTTAAATGAAAGAATCCTATCAACAACGCTGGACCGTTCAGAAATGCTTAATTctttcctttgagtaataagaTTTAGAAAAAAGAACGAGTTATtggaaaaatgaagccacaaacataaaaaaggcagaaaaactATGATAAAGTTAGTCTTGCGCTGTTGATTTTAGCCTCTTTTGAGTTttaattttataataatcttcagtttttatcttttatttaagTTAACTTGAATACTTTTTCACTGATATTTGTAGTTTCTGTTCACTATGAGAACTCTGCTCTGAAGACCATTACatagggaagggaagggaagcgtGGGGCGCGCTCAGAGTAGTATCCACATGAGACATCCAAAATGATgtggtggaggaggagtgctGTTAAACAACTGTTGAAGGTTTTTGCAGTAAGAACTTATTGATCCGAGTTTTATGAGCAATTCTACAGTGTCTTGATTCCTGAATGAGTCAACACTTAAAGGCTCCCCCACTCTGTTGTTATTGGTCTGGTACGTTCTGAGCCGGCGGAAATGGCTTGGATGGATCATCAGTCCATTGTAAATAACCTAAACTAATCATTTAATCACGTCTTTtgtatttagggcccgagcacttacagtgcgaagtccctattgtatctgtaggaattttttttctcctttttttcttatttttttttttccttcttccgacaaaatgagggcctttttgcccccctaaacgtgccccaaaagtcaccaaatatggcacgcaagccaggcctggcgaaaaatgtgatatttaaaggtttgcattaatgggctaagggctcaacagcgccccctagaaaactttgtgcctcaagccccacaatacggtttgacgtacatgcacaaaaatcggtacacacctgtatcatgttgcaacttaaagaaaagtcttttggcgccatggccgaaaccgaacaggtgtgttatacatcaaaatgtgcgtctagatcctgcaacgatgcgcattacttgtctcagtcaaaagcgttaccgtggcgacggtagatgccaaaaagcgtgccccgccttcatctggttgctccatatttgatagttcctacatggtttgacataaagactcgtgggtggtgtcatcggaaatggttttgagtccttgaccataattggtacaaattagccccgccccttcttctgattggtcgatatttcatagttcctattttctgccataacttttgaatggtttgacatagagagtcgtggatggtgtcatttctgatttgcttatgatgataagttgagttttatgtgaacagcaaaggcactttttatagtattattgaccggtggcggtggccatgagtgcgagggcccgttcatcgctgcttgcagctttaattgtattttatattgTTTAAGAACCGGAGCCTAACCCAACAGCCATCTGATAAGGAATGGAGCAC
This DNA window, taken from Cololabis saira isolate AMF1-May2022 chromosome 6, fColSai1.1, whole genome shotgun sequence, encodes the following:
- the pou1f1 gene encoding pituitary-specific positive transcription factor 1, translating into MACQTFAADSFTPLAGDSPLPILMHHGSTTDCLPASSHGHSMVSAVSSGLSLGQTSKRSHMHLSTSSLGNALGNAPPGLHYPVTPCHYSNQQATYGMMTAQEMLSASISQTRILQTCGVPHPNMVSGANPLQGSLTPCIYKFPDHGLSSSSCAFSHGFSSLPSALLMADEAPGGPSAEVKTDAQRKSTRDPEDVPTMDSPQIRELEMFANDFKIRRIKLGYTQTNVGEALAAVHGSEFSQTTICRFENLQLSFKNACKLKAILAKWLDEAELAGALYHDKIGINERKRKRRTTISLGAKEALERSFVEKSKPSSQEIARIAKGLHLEKEVVRVWFCNRRQREKRVKTSLNLSSCLAKISPNCITQMNKTQRPMS